A single window of Aphidius gifuensis isolate YNYX2018 linkage group LG1, ASM1490517v1, whole genome shotgun sequence DNA harbors:
- the LOC122860118 gene encoding neural-cadherin-like, whose translation MMKMWCKRSVLLVSLMMIIWNTSATTTTTENKIELRWSESLDDKLGQTKFSIKTNDSMTNFMMKQHNQWFSVNSNGDLILKKKLDYKKLENDKTIHFPVLYKNKTTSRYEDLHVIIKIYNIDERPYFVNHAESMKTILPPMALTQPNYKVYKFKAIDPESNSPVFYKTEKLSGASFIVNETTGEVRVNGNQDFTINDEYFVTVQATVYDKKINRTLSSNEHKLSIIIGNRSPQFQYDKYDIEIMENQVKDKTIIKINATSFTSISSIKYELKTKNSKSDGFFTINEKSGEVKLVKDLDYEDPHQPKEHNLQVIANEVYHSDIEPSSVDLTISVIDINDNYPIFEIPDYQIRNIDEDIPIDTSILQVIVKDADSNENGIIEYSVTDDNFRIDNAGVIYNNKKLDADYNKALYKFEVIASNPIDITKKTSAIVRISTNNKNDEIPQFTKDNFISSIDENAQANTFVTTIIASDIDNDIVKYSFDNDRLTSGPFEINADTGIIRLRSNHKSFDKDMYELTVTASDDGSCCIDGKSKIHKNTTQVIVSITDINDNKPVFDNCTMYSPSVKESQPIGTSVITVTATDKDIGINKIIKYKIISSGDKFKINEDTGEITTNAELDREEFKTIPITVRAIDCGKYPLEGFCSFKINIIDINDNPPIFTKTKYEFFINNDIKINSTIGRVTATDADADENSRISYFKLSETNDWKYFDLNTKTGSIILKKLPVFGKKNYKIDIYASDNGTPVLNSTVVEVAIRITNVKKSLPIWIPSEYEPFHVKENHGVNTIVMTMKAVSGMASSHRLTFEILSGKTPETNGLHTFKINKRDKLGDDNSTFIDIILNNQLHCELVPNYTLTIEATNDDELRSLAIITMIVDDTNDQEPAFGIRSDKETILENKPIGTFVFKPEITDKDVVYPYNSVTYKIIKQDNPFFTINEKTGEVYTNKVFDHEDNTIQKLQFIEILATDGANSTKPNAQGPNTAHKEFRILIIDANDNLPSFNQTLYTGQVEENSDRMTKVLQVFASDPDELDVLQYEIIDGNTRGEFLIDRETGEIFVFGTIDYETKTKYNLTIRATDSSNNCVSTVLIDVIDKNDNIPVFDKSNYIAYITEEDDKNLPKFVLNVSSIDGDKGRPQKHRYSINHNKFKIVQIDEKTGALYILEKLDRDPPHGQPQLHFTVYAHDEDGPDGSIGVADITINVKDINDNFPYFSKSIYDAQVKENGTKGLNVMMISAADDDDPLEGDNAKLTYSISKNERDPKSGADIFEIEPTSGQIKTAICCLDYEEKRDYSIQVIAEDGGKHQATATVSIRIIDVNDMPPRFTNETWYVSVSETDTVNLPKSSILTVTVEDEDEKESNLFEYKIIENNPGNGADRFSIETNKDGSGSLKIKKYLDYENEIHKKGFKFLIQVSDKGTNDDDKYHVAYSWVNITLIDKNDNKPHFENPITSVDVSEDKKIGTIIGEKFTATDPDNDGKNNITYFIERRSNFHIDNNGIVTIKKMLDREKESIHYVAILAIDNGVPALTATTTLTVTVTDVNDNAPRLRENTAMLKENSPPTNNIITLTAIDDDDKTKGNGPPFIIGLDINASDEIKNNFDVKYENKDDGIAIVSSLKILDREFKKEYYIPIVIKDNGKPTMTGTSTLTVIIGDTNDNPMSYGSKNILVYQYDDKPIDTDIGKVYVNDLDDWDTDKTFKFEDELDHSPFSLTETTGMIRMKLEKPLSNYGLNFEVKDYQTSVTAHVTIDVKKITHEAIINSGSMRISGVSYDDFIKINNQGKSKLNLFIEKLSVLLNVDPNYIDVFSVQQQQKNPSQTDIRYSVKNPLDITHEKLTNSKHEHGVIYYQPVKLNGIVSMHREEIERDVGINILMVGIDECLTENNYCGGSCTNRLDIRGTPYVVDMNSTSLVGVYVKVTAECTCAAKTLNNENTCETMHCYNGAKCIETKYGAKCECAAGYDGPRCQLTTRSFKGKGWAWYPSFEMCENNHLSFEFITNNSTGQLLYTGPIGPPKLNSPETSHFISIELINGLPKLLINFGTEIIELSIKNNNQNLLNDGEWHRLDVTWNLYNIELIVDMCKNDKSSCYETAPVPLSNDYYLSINGPVQIGGLNIASNTIEQHKWKKSPKGIGFDGCIKNIIYNSKIYDLGLPGFSKESWPGCSQVDDICNKHYLNKCWEHGICVGTFTKPKCQCDIGWSGTYCNEKTIQSTFNEKSYIKYELLFEPDSYSTNVQFNFRTRQLNGELFRINDKRKFKYAVIEIIESHLLFRFNLNDKSIDEHKIWLSDVKVNDGQWHTVKVSRYGSACMIELDGGEGIRSNETIIFKGQQNFIIDKNDGVYVGGVEPSGTYEAYGDFQHGCMSDVRLDDRHLPLPPTLMKTSAANIASFKNVVSQCYDDDNKQCQPHIYCKEPYQCVDTWNNNVCTCGIGKQLSSNNTMCTDKNECLYHPCLNDGQCINQDSPMIYQCHCINNFMGHNCELVEIPNTSLLIVFSYMPVTIIVLCIILFILLLYIVKIKRREKPMMDTEMKELPRDKLLPYESEGGGEEDTDKFDKGILLNAKYNPLPTKESDQPVTSSCNNEPLPPGVSDFIDDRMTNTGALLAPDNTTKYAYEGDGNSMGSLSSLSTEGEPDELSNILPNEPKFRELADILEQIDDDDDDDNDDDDGGGGGGQISHSVYV comes from the exons atgatgaaacAACACAATCAATGGTTTTCTGTAAATTCAAATGGTGATttgattctaaaaaaaaaattggattacAAAAAATTGGAAAACGACAAGACCATTCATTTTCCagtattatacaaaaataaaa caacatcaaGATATGAAGATCTCcatgttattataaaaatatataatattgatgaacGACCGTACTTTGTAAATCATGCTGAATCAATGAAGACAATTTTACCACCCATGGCATTGACACAGCCCAACTATAAAGTATACAAATTCAAAGCAATTGATCCAGAATCAAATTCTCCAGTGTTTTATAAGACAGAAAAATTATCTGGTGCTAGTTTTATTGTCAATGAAACCACTGGTGAGGTACGAGTTAATGGTAATCaagattttacaataaatgatgaatattttgtaACTGTTCAAGCTACTgtatatgacaaaaaaattaatcgtacattatcatcaaatgaGCATAAACTTTCAATTATCATTGGTAATCGTTCACCACAATTTCAATATGACAAATATGACATTGAAATTATGGAAAATCAAGTCaaagataaaacaataataaaaataaatgctaCATCATTTActtcaatatcatcaattaaatatgaacttaaaacaaaaaattcaaaatcagatggtttttttacaatcaatgaaaaaagtGGTGAAGTTAAATTAGTCAAAGATTTAGATTATGAAGATCCACATCAGCCAAAAGAACATAATCTTCAAGTAATAGCAAATGAAGTATATCATAGTGATATTGAACCATCAAGTGTTGATTTAACAATTTCTGtcattgatattaatgataattatccaATTTTTGAAATACCAGATTATCAAATACGTAATATTGATGAGGACATACCAATTGATACAAGTATTCTTCAAGTTATTGTTAAAGATGCAGATAGTAATGAAAATggaattattgaatattcagTAACAGATGATAATTTTCGTATTGATAATGCTGgtgttatatataataataaaaaattagatgcTGATTATAATAAagcattatataaatttgaagttATTGCAAGTAATCCAAttgatattacaaaaaaaacttcagCAATTGTAAGAATAtcaacaaacaataaaaacgATGAAATACCACAATTtacaaaagataattttatctCTAGTATTGATGAAAATGCACAAGCAAATACATTTGTTACAACAATAATTGCAtctgatattgataatgacaTTGTCAAGtattcatttgataatgataGATTAACATCTGGACCATTTGAAATTAATGCAGATACTGGTATCATTCGTCTTCGTAGTAATcataaatcatttgataaagACATGTATGAATTAACTGTAACAGCAAGTGATGATGGTAGTTGTTGCATTGATGgtaaatcaaaaattcataaaaatacaacacaagTTATTGTATCAATAACtgatattaatgataacaAGCCTGTGTTTGATAATTGCACAATGTATTCACCAAGTGTTAAAGAATCACAACCAATTGGTACATCAGTTATAACTGTAACAGCAACAGATAAAGATattggaataaataaaattattaaatataaaataataagtagtggagataaatttaaaattaatgaagatACTGgtgaaataacaacaaatgcTGAATTAGATAGAgaagaatttaaaacaataccAATAACAGTAAGAGCTATTGATTGTGGTAAATATCCATTAGAAggtttttgttcatttaaaataaatataattgatataaatgataatccaccaatatttacaaaaacaaaatatgaattttttataaataatgatattaaaataaactcaaCAATTGGTCGTGTAACAGCAACAGATGCTGATGCTGATGAAAATAGTAGAattagttattttaaattatcagaaACAAATGattggaaatattttgatcTTAATACAAAAACtggttcaataatattaaaaaaattgccagtatttggtaaaaaaaattataaaattgatatatatgcATCAGATAATGGTACACCAGTATTAAATTCAACAGTTGTTGAAGTTGCAATAAGAATtacaaatgttaaaaaaagtttGCCAATATGGATACCATCAGAATATGAGCCATTTCATGTTAAAGAAAATCATGGTGTTAATACAATTGTAATGACAATGAAAGCAGTATCTGGTATGGCAAGTAGTCATAGATtaacatttgaaatattatctgGTAAAACACCAGAAACAAATGGATtacatacatttaaaattaacaaacgtgATAAATTAGGTGATGATAATTCAAcattcattgatattattcttaataatcaattacatTGTGAACTTGTACCAAATTATACACTAACAATTGAAGcaacaaatgatgatgaattaagaTCATTAGCAATAATTACAATGATTGTTGATGATACAAATGATCAAGAACCAGCATTTGGTATTCGTTCTGATAAAGAAACTATTTTGGAAAATAAACCAATTGGTACTTTTGTATTTAAACCTGAAATAACTGATAAAGATGTTGTTTATCCATATAATTCAgtaacatataaaataataaaacaagataatccattttttacaataaatgaaaaaactggtgaagtatatacaaataaagtATTTGATCATGAAGATAATACTATTCAGAAATTACAGTTCATAGAAATTTTAGCAACTGATGGAGCAAATTCAACAAAACCAAATGCCCAAGGACCCAATACAGCTCATAAAGAATttcgtattttaattattgatgcaAATGATAATCTACCATCATTTAATCAAACATTATATACTGGACAAGTTGAAGAAAATTCTGATAGAATGACAAAAGTATTACAAGTATTTGCAAGTGATCCAGATGAATTAGATGTATTAcaatatgaaataattgatgGTAATACACGtggtgaatttttaattgatcgtGAAACTGgtgaaatatttgtatttggtACAATTGATTATGAaactaaaacaaaatataatttgacaaTAAGAGCAActgattcatcaaataattgtgTGTCAACTGTATTGATTgatgttattgataaaaatgataatataccagtttttgataaatcaaattatattgCTTATATAACAGaagaagatgataaaaatttaccaaaatttgtattaaatgtATCATCAATTGATGGTGATAAAGGTCGTCCTCAAAAACATCGTTATTctataaatcataataaatttaaaattgtacaaattgatgaaaaaactggtgctttatatatacttgaaaaattagatCGTGATCCACCTCATGGACAGCCACAATTACATTTTACAGTTTATGCACATGATGAAGATGGTCCTGATGGATCAATAGGTGTTGCTgatattacaattaatgttaaagatattaatgataattttccatatttttcaaaaagtatTTATGATGCTCAAGTTAAAGAAAATGGTACAAAAGGACTTAATGTTATGATGATAAGTgcagctgatgatgatgatccatTAGAAGGTGATAATGCTAAATTAACATATTCGATATCGAAAAATGAACGTGATCCTAAAAGTGGTGctgatatatttgaaattgaacCAACAAGTGGACAAATTAAAACAGCAATATGTTGTTTAGATTATGAAGAAAAACGTGATTATTCAATTCAAGTTATTGCTGAAGATGGTGGTAAACATCAAGCAACAGCAACAGTATCAATTCGTATTATTGATGTTAATGATATGCCACCAAGATTTACCAATGAAACATGGTATGTTAGTGTTTCTGAAACAGACACTGTTAATTTaccaaaatcatcaattttaacagTTACAGTTGAGgatgaagatgaaaaagaaagtaatttatttgaatataaaattattgaaaataatcctGGTAATGGTGCTGATAGATTTAGTATAGAAACAAATAAAGATGGTAGTggttcattaaaaattaaaaaatatcttgattatgaaaatgaaatacataaaaaaggttttaaatttttaattcaagttaGTGATAAAGGTACAAATGACGATGATAAATATCACGTTGCATATTCTTGGGTCAACATAAcactaattgataaaaatgataataagcCACATTTTGAAAATCCAATAACATCTGTTGATGTAtcagaagataaaaaaattggtacaATAATTGGTGAAAAATTCACAGCAACTGATCCTGataatgatggaaaaaataatataacatattttattgaacgtagaagtaattttcatattgataataatggtattgttacaattaaaaaaatgcttGATCGTGAAAAAGAATCAATACATTATGTTGCAATATTAGCTATTGATAATGGTGTACCAGCattaacagcaacaacaacattgaCTGTTACTGTTACTGATGTAAATGACAATGCACCAAGACTACGTGAAAATACAGCtatgttaaaagaaaattcaccACCAACAAATAACATAATAACACTAACagcaattgatgatgatgacaaaaCAAAAGGTAATGGACCACCATTTATAATTGGTCTTGATATAAATGCAtctgatgaaattaaaaataattttgatgttaaatatgaaaataaagacGATGGTATTGCAAttgtatcatcattaaaaatacttgatcgtgaatttaaaaaagaatattacaTTCCAATTGTCATAAAGGATAATGGTAAACCAACAATGACTGGTACAAGTACATTGACTGTTATAATTGGTGATACTAATGACAATCCAATGTCATatggttcaaaaaatatattagtttATCAGTATGATGATAAACCAATTGACACTGATATTGGAAAAGTTTATGTTAATGATCTAGATGACTGGGATACTGATAAAACCTTCAAGTTTGAAGATGAGCTTGATCATTCACCATTTAGCTTAACTGAAACAACTGGTATGATTAGAATGAAATTAGAAAAACCTTTATCTAATTATGGACTTAATTTTGAGGTCAAAGATTATCAAACAAGTGTTACAGCTCATGTTAcaattgatgttaaaaaaataacacatgaAGCTATTATTAATTCAGGATCAATGAGAATATCTGGTGTTTCgtatgatgattttattaaaattaataaccaaggcaaaagtaaattaaatttgttcaTAGAAAAACTATCAGTATTGTTGAATGTTGATCCAAATTATATTGATGTATTTAgtgtacaacaacaacaaaaaaatccaTCACAAACTGACATAAGATATTCAGTTAAAAATCCACTTGATATAacacatgaaaaattaacaaatagtAAACATGAACATGgtgtaatttattatcagcCAGTTAAATTAAATGGTATTGTATCAATGCATCGTGAAGAAATTGAACGTGATGTtggtattaatatattaatggtGGGAATTGATGAATGTCtgactgaaaataattattgtggtGGTAGTTGTACAAATAGACTTGATATCAGGGGTACTCCATATGTTGTTGATATGAATTCAACATCATTAGTTGGTGTATATGTAAAAGTAACTGCTGAATGTACATGTGCTGCTAAAActttaaacaatgaaaatacttGTGAAACAATGCATTGTTATAATGGTGCTAAATGTATTGAAACAAAGTATGGAGCAAAATGTGAATGTGCAGCTGGTTATGATGGACCAAGATGTCAATTAACAACAAGAAGTTTTAAAGGTAAAGGTTGGGCTTGGTATCCATCATTTGAAATGTGTGAAAATAATCATCTTAGTTTTGAATTTATCACAAATAATTCAACTGGACAATTGTTATATACTGGACCAATTGGTCcaccaaaattaaatagtcCTGAGACATCacattttatatcaattgaaTTGATTAATGGTTTACCAAagctattaataaattttggaaCAGAAATTATTGAACTaagtatcaaaaataataatcaaaatttattaaatgatggtGAATGGCACAGATTGGATGTTACATGGAAtctttataatattgaattaattgttgacatgtgtaaaaatgataaatcatcatgCTATGAAACTGCTCCAGTTCCATTgtcaaatgattattatttaagtataaatGGACCAGTACAAATTGGTGGTTTAAATATTGCAAGTAATACAATTGAACAacacaaatggaaaaaatcacCAAAAGGTATTGGTTTTGAtggttgtattaaaaatataatttacaatagtAAAATATATGATCTTGGACTTCCTGGATTTTCAAAAGAATCATGGCCTGGTTGTTCACAAGTTGatgatatttgtaataaacattatttaaataaatgctgGGAACATGGTATTTGTGTTGGTACTTTTACAAAACCAAAATGTCAATGTGACATTGGTTGGTCTGGTACATActgtaatgaaaaaacaattcaatcaacatttaatgaaaaaagttacattaaatatgaattattatttgagcCTGATAGTTATTCTACAAatgtacaatttaattttcgtacAAGACAATTAAATGGTGaattatttagaataaatgataaacgtaaatttaaatatgctgttattgaaataattgaaagtcatttattatttcgttttaatttaaatgataaatcaattgatgaaCATAAAATATGGCTAAGTGATGTTAAAGTTAATGATGGACAATGGCATACTGTTAAAGTATCAAGATATGGTTCTGCTTGTATGATTGAGCTTGATGGTGGTGAAGGAATAAGATCCaatgaaacaataatatttaaaggacaacaaaattttattattgataaaaatgatggtGTTTATGTTGGTGGTGTTGAGCCATCTGGTACATATGAAGCTTATGGTGATTTTCAACATGGATGCATGAGTGATGTAAGATTAGATGATAGACATCTTCCTTTACCTCCAACACTCATGAAAACTTCAGCTGCAAATATTGcgagttttaaaaatgttgttaGCCAAtgttatgatgatgataataaacaatgtcaacctcatatttattgtaaagAACCATATCAATGTGTTGATACTTGGAATAATAATGTGTGTACTTGTGGCATTGGAAAACAATTgtcatcaaataatacaatgtGCACTGATAAAAATGAGTGTCTTTATCATCCATGTTTAAATGATGGACAATGTATCAATCAAGATTCaccaatgatttatcaatgtcattgtataaataatttcatgggTCATAATTGTGAATTAGTTGAAATACCAAACACATCTTTGTTGATTGTATTTAGTTATATGCCTGTTACCATAATAGTGCTTTGTATAATACTCttcattttattactttatatAGTTAAGATAAAAAGACGTGAAAAACCTATGATGGATACTGAAATGAAAGAGTTGCCTcgtgataaattattaccatATGAAAGTGAAGGTGGTGGAGAAGAAGAtactgataaatttgataaaggCATACTGCTTAATGCAAAATATAATCCACTGCCAACCAAAGAATCTGATCAACCTGTTACAAGTTCTTGCAATAATGAACCATTACCACCAGGTGTTTctgattttattgatgatagaATGACAAATACTGGAGCACTACTTGCACCAGATAATACCACGAAATATGCTTATGAGGGAGATGGAAATTCTATGGGTTCATTGTCATCATTGTCAACAG agGGTGAACCAGATGAGCTATCTAATATTTTACCAAATGAACCAAAATTCAGAGAGCTTGCTGATATTTTAGAGCagattgatgatgatgatgatgatgataatgatgatgatgatggtggtggtggtggtggacaAATCAGTCACTCAGTTTATGTTTAA